Genomic window (Lycium barbarum isolate Lr01 chromosome 2, ASM1917538v2, whole genome shotgun sequence):
GATACAGCCTTCTCTTTCTTCTATAGCCATTACTCTCTTATTCAGAATTACTTCATCATTTGCTCTATTTAGTACATTGTGGTATTATCGGGAAAGTGTAGAGCATAAGATGTGTCTATAGTTATGTCTGAGTGCATTTCTTGTTGCATTAGCTGAAACTGCCCTTACTCCTTCTCGTATAGAGGAGAGTCATTGAGTACTAATGTTTGCTTTATTTTCATTATAGCATGTTATTTCTGAACCATTTGAGCCATCACCTTTTATGCCGGCAGTAAACAATGCCTTTGACGGTGACTTTGATGCTCCTACTGGTCAGCACCAAAAAGCATCTCCTGACAAAGATGTTACAACTGGATTTCTGCCAGTTGAAAAAGACAACAATGCGAGGGAAAACAATGTGGCAAAGATTAAAGTAGTGGTATGTCAGTTCTGCGTGTGCTGTAAATTCATTCATGCCCCTCTTTCCCTATAAGTATATATGTTCTTTATTCTACAAGTCAAACTGATATAGTCTACGACCATTTTAACCACTTTACTTgtacacattcataccattatttcAATACTTCTCTTCCAAGctcaaaaaaaaatcaatcaactcaaatattttataattaataatgtcaaccTAATGTATATTTTAGGAAGTAGGTAGTATCTGGTAATActacaaaatgttttttttaccAATCCTTTTAATTTTGAGTGTTTTTCTTAACATTGCTATTGAGTTACGTAGTTTCTGGGAATATATCAGGTCTTCTCCTCTCTAAAATTCTCCAAAGCTGACAACGATGTTTGGGCAGGTGCGCAAAAGACCTTTAAACAAGAAGGAGATTGCTCGGAATGAGGACGATATTGTCACCGTATCTGACAATGATTCTCTCACTGTTCATGAACCCAAGCTTAAGGTTTATTATTTGTAGTTAAAGATTTGATGATGCTTTACACTATGTTATTttgaccagtgttttaaaaggcgagggcgtaaggcggggcgttttacgtctgcctcagtgaggcgtaagccccatggggttttaatttttagtattttataaaatgatataattataataaatacttttaaataggtgaaatagcgtaaaaaattgaagaaaactataaataagtgatatatatatatatatatatatatatatatatatatatatgctccacccccacaaaaaaactaattagaacaatctattatatgctacttacaagtacagatgactgctcgttacttttttgagatagtagaagacaagataaataattggaaaagaatatatattagacattctagcaataaaaaaaggtcttgacttttaattTAATGttccagttcctttttaaaacatttgagtaattacatgttgacttttgagaatttgggcattatattaaggacttatttaacaaatttcgttttagtttgaagaaattttctgggcttacgctccaacacgccccaacaaaaaaaacttgccccaaacgcccgggcgtacgccccgaattgctgggcgtacgcctttggagactttcgccccggggcatttttggtacgccccgccccagggctcgccccgaaaacgccttttaaaacactgattttGACCTTTTCATGTCTTTGAGGAACTGAGTTTTTTTCGTTATGGAAGGTGGACTTGACTGCTTATGTGGAGAAGCATGGGTTCTGTTTTGATGCCGTCCTAGATGAACATGTCACAAATGATGAGGTATTATTTCATCACACAAATGGAAATGCTAATCACAAAGACAACTTATTTATGTGCATGTCCTGAAATCATGTAAAAATGATTTGGACTACGTTTAGCTCTTTGCTTTGCAAGGGTTGGTGTTTTACCATCACTTTCCTCTAATCTCTACGTTTCTCTTTTCATTCTTCCGGTCTTTGACATGTAAAACATTTCCAGCTTAATGTGTTAGGTTCCAGTTTCCTATCATGGTTGAGCCTTATGCAATACTTTGCAGGTTTATCGGGCTACTGTGCAACCAATTATTCCTATTATCTTTCAGCGCACAAAAGCAACATGTTTTGCTTATGGCCAGACAGGTCTGTCTGTATTTCTTCACATGTTTGTTTCAGCTTTTTAATTAGGGCACTCATTTATTTTTCTGATAGTTAATATAGTGTGCTCAATTATCTCCTCGCCTTTAGATAATTGCTGCTCGATTTGTTCTCTAGTGTTTTTGTGTTTTGTATTTAAGTTTGGGAGAATTTGTTGAAGGGAAAAAGCTTGGCACATGAGATCCAAGATGGAGGAGATCTTAAAAAAGTGTGTTGAAATTTGACCAATTTCGAGTTATGTTGTGATCTCATTCATCTATTCTTGTTTGTATGGCTAGTGCAAATTTTTGAAATGCACCTTTACATTCTTGACTTGTATGGCTAAAGTGCAAGAGATATTTAGGGTCTGGTCTTGGTTGACCTGTTTGGTAAAAGGTGCTCATTAAAACAGTGGGGTGTTGAATGCACGAGGTGAAATTCTTTTAATCCTTTGGAATGTTTTTCCTTCTGGAGTTGAAGGAATAATGCTAAGCTTCCCTTCTTTAATATTTCTGCTACATTTGGATGGCGAAATTTAAAATATCAGTATGATATGTAGTCATGGGACTGTTGCAGCTCCCACTTCCTTCTTCCATGATCAGGAATGGACAACATGGTTGACACTAAGCCATTTTTTTCACTTGTTTTTTCTCTTTATGAGTGTCTATATTAGAAGTTGTGATGAGCCTATAACTATTAAATTTATAGTTCTTGTTACTGCTAGTTGGTGTCTTTTCTGTTACAGCCATGGTTACTTTCAGAATGCCAGTAGTTGTTTATCTTCAAATTCTCATATCTCCTTTTTTATATGTCAGGGAGTGGTAAGACGTATACAATGCAACCTTTGCCTCTCAGAGCTGTGGAAGATCTTGTGAGATTGTTGCATCAGCCAATTTATCGTAGTCAGAAGTTCAAGTTGTGGCTTAGTTTTTTTGAAATATATGGTGGAAAACTGTTCGATCTTCTCAGTGATAGAAAGTTAGTGCCCTTATACTATGTGGGACATCTATTTCTCGTTTCCTTCTATCCGGGATGTCAATATACAACCTTTTACTTATCAAAAAATCATGCATACGTTCGTGcgtacatgcatatatatatatatatatatatatatatatatatgtttgtgtttgtgtgtgACTACTGAGTAGATGTCATGCGCGATACAAATCAAAAAAACTTCAGATTCAATTTTTCTGTATTTCTTGTTGTCTATTCTAGAGCCTTCAGTACGCCGCTTTCATACAATGTGGGAGTTATGAGAATGGTGATATCTCTTTGTTTTCATACCATATGAATTAACAGAAACTAAGAGCACAATGTGCCAGAGTCTATGCACATATCGCATTTATTTTGTCTGGACTATCCAACTTGTAGATAAATGTGAAATCTTCTCATCGTTTGTTCATGAATTTATAGCTTGAttcctctcttcttcttcttcttcttcttcttcttcttcttttttttttttttttttcatttatcaaTGTTTTACCAAATTACTGCATTACTTGTATGCAGGAAACTTTGTATGAGGGAAGATGGTCGACAACAGGTTTGCATTGTTGGACTCCAAGAATTTGAAGTTTCAGATGTGCAGATTGTGAGAGAGTATATTGAGAGGGGAAACGCTTGTAGAAGTACAGGCTCCACTGGTGCAAATGAGGAATCATCAAGATCACATGCAATATTACAGCTGGTAGTCAAGAAGCACAATGAGGTGAAGGACTCCAGGCGAACTAATGATGGAAATGATTCTAAGGGTGGCAAAGTGATCGGGAAGATCTCTTTTATTGACCTTGCTGGAAGTGAGAGAGGTGCGGACACGACTGATAATGACCGACAAACCAGGTAAGTTCTCATGGGACACACATCTGGCTGCTCGGCATTTCTTTTTAGTGTGGAAGGAATTAGAGTTGATGTCATGAAGACCATCTCTATGTTTTTTCGTTACTGCGAGCAAGGACGACATGAGCATTCAGAACTTAGAGCTATTACCTCCTCCAAATCACTTGCAGTTCTATATGCCTTGATGCTGGTATGCTGAAGTACTATATTGAAACCTACATTCTTGTTTGTTTCCAGGATTGAGGGAGCAGAAATCAACAAGAGCTTGTTGGCTCTTAAAGAGTGTATTCGTGCTCTTGACAATGACCAGATTCATATTCCATTCCGTGGGAGCAAACTTACTGAGGTGCTTCGTGACTCCTTTGTTGGTAACTCAAGAACTGTTATGATATCCTGCATTTCTCCTAATGCTGGATCATGTGAACACACACTCAATACATTAAGATATGCAGACAGGTACCGTCGCTTTTACTATAGGATTTGAATGTTTGTTTTCGCTTATCATGTATTGCAAACTATTGACAATTGCTCAATAGGGTTAAAAGTCTATCAAAAAGCGGAAACACAAAAAAAGATCAGAATGCTGGCATAACACTCCCGATGATGAAGGAACCTTCTTCTGCACCAACTCTGGTTGCTTCCACTGAAGCAGAAGATGCTATTGAACAACCTCAAGAATCAAAAGTATCAGAAGTAAGTAGAAGGGCGATGGACAGAGAAAGTAAATCTTACAATCCCTCCAGTGAACGCAGACAAACATCTAGTTTTGCTTCAAATCATACCTTCACTGCTTGGGAGGAAAGTGGAGCAAATTCGGGTGGTCCGGAGAGGGACAAGTTTGAGGTGAAGAATAGCTATCATGTTCCAGCTGGTCAGAAAATGTATTCAACACCAAACATACAAAGTTCAGCTGATACAGAAGACAAGGTTCAAAAAGTCTCTCCACCTCGGAGGAAAGTTTCTAGAGATGAGAAACCTGAAAAGCTAGGAAGCGGGTCAAGAAGAGACGTTCCAAGCTCAGACTCGTTGTCTACAAGTTACAAACAACAAAGTACAAATAGCTCTAAAATAAAAGGTATTGGAACAAGACAAAGTGAACTTAATTCACCCCCTCGTGATGACAATATCAATGAGATACTGGAGGTTAGCTTACACTCTGCCTTTGCTTTGTTACCCTTTGCATTTATTATCATTTGCTTTgtttttttattatttctttcttttattgTTTTTTGGTTGCTGAGGAGGGGCAGTCTTTGTTTCTCTACTTGAACAACTGTCATGAACTCTCCATTGGCATCTgctaattttctttctttctgtgTGAAGGAAGAAGAGGCCCTCATAGCTGCCCATAGAAAAGAAATTGAAGATACAATGGAGATCGTCCGCGAAGTAAGCAAAATCTCCTGTTATTCTTGTTCAATTAACATTCTGAAAATTACCCTCCTTGCAAACCCTAGGAATATTTATAGGCGCAATGTGAGGAAATTTCCTCTATTCTGTGACGTGCATGGTACTTGCCAAATGTTGGCAATTGTGTTATTTCCCTTAGTTATCTTAATTCTTGAATCTCTTTTAGTATTTACTTTAGATGCAATGGCCATTCAGCCAAGAGTTTATATGCTTTTATCTCTGAAGCAACACTAGTCATGGGTGATTCCATGCCTATAAGCATTTCAAGCAAGCATGAAATGCAATTCAACCATTTTTGGTTAAAACCCTTTCTCACCCATTTTTCTATCTTACTACACTCATCCCAAGTTTCTATGTGGTATGACTTTAGATCAGATTTGAATAAGAGGGCAGTAGAAAAATTCATCACTGTAGTACAAGTAGAAATTCATCGATTCTGTGACATTTATCTGGAAAGTGCAGACGTTCAAATTTTCATCCATCTTTACTTCTTTTCTCTGTTTGTCTAGTGATGATATTTTCAGAGGACATGGTTACATTGTTAGAACTTTTACTATATCCTCTTGAGTTTCTATTGACAAAAccaattaaaaaaagaaattgtGTTTGAGATGATTAATGTACTTTGCCTTTCACTACCAGGAAATGAAACTGTTGGCTGAAGTCGATCAACCTGGTAGTCTCATCGACAATTATGTGACACAGCTGAGCTATGTGCTATCTCGCAAAGCAGCAACTCTGGTGAGCCTCCAGGCTCGTCTTGCCAGGTTCCAGCATCGACTGAAAGAGCAGGAAATACTGAGTAGAAAGAGGGTACCACGCTAGGCAACAACTCACATGGATACAGTGAGAGTGGCACCTATTTCTACCTTGTTTTTACTTGTCCCTTTTGTAATTATTTCAAGAAATGTTTTATTCCTCTTGTCCCAAAAATGTGTACCCAAACCATCAGGCAGAAGTGTCATTGAGCAAATTTACTTAAAGAGGGAAAAATGGTGGCCTCTTCTGAGCTTTTGCACAAACGAAACAACAGATGTTTTAACATTGCTTCTGTACCATGCTGCTCCTGTTAAAGTTTAAGAAGTCTCTTGCGATTGTATGGTGAAGGAGAGGTTCAGAGTTGTAAACTGGTAAGATTCAGACTAGGGCGACAGCATGGACATTAGTCTGTGTATGTTACTATGTTATCAGGAATGTATTATTCCAACTTATACTATGTTGCTCAGAGTTGTAGTGGTTGCAACTGAAAAAAGAAAAACCTTTAAATTGTTTGACAACAATGGAATTGATATACTGTGTATTGAACAGTTGTGGTTAGTGTCTGTTCCGACCTTAGCATTTACTGTTTGTTCTTATATCCAAAACTATTCGAACATTTCATTGTGTTTCGACAATCAAGCATGCTCATCAGTTTCAATTTTAACTGCTTATGATCCTTGGTTGTGTTTCAGCAAATCTTCAAGCTAGTTCATCAGTCACTTTAAGTGCTTTATGACCCTTTATAATATAACAGATAGTTCATCAGTTTCACTTACCCACTCGCTGCTAATATGCTCAATCGGTGACAATTATTCCTCACAAAAGGAACATAATCAATTGATCAAAACTCAAAGATGAGGAATCTTTGGATCTGAGGAAACTAAAAACATGAATGTTGTAGCATTTCAAAAAATAATCTCTACACCTGCCTGTTTCGACTTTTGGAGTGAGAAATGAAGTGAATTAAACTTTTTTAACTAGATAACCTGTTGGACATAGATCTAATTTCCCACTTTTTTggatttcttgaaatttcttcttCCCGTTCCCAGTGGTATAAAAATGCTGATAGATCTGGttcgattctttttttttttttttatctccacCCAGCGACACAACTTCTTAGATTTAGGATGATCTGTGCATCTACCCCAACAATACTATTGTTCAGTACCATAAGATATGCACACCTCCAGGGACGGAAAAAAACAATCTACTTTCATTTGGTATTTTGGCCTTAGGAAGCTTGCTAGGTGCGGCCTTTGGCAGGCTTAACACTAAACATCAACTGAGTAGACCATTAGTAGACACCAAATTTGAATTTTCCTCGTGACAAGAATGTAAACCAAATGTGTGCTACACCATGCCTATACGTACCCTAAATAACAGATACTTTCTCTTTAATGAAAATAGAAAGAGTTTCATGAATACAACTTTGCGCTTTCTTTCCAGTCTATCTTCACAAGTAAAGAAAGTTTAGTGATCAGTAAGGAACTCCTAAATCATTCTAAGCTTTCTCAAAAAGCAGTTGGATGCTATATGTGAGAATTGTAAGGACCTACACAGAAAGGAAAAACTAAAGAACAAACACTAAAGCACTATCAACCTCAACCTACAAAAACCATGCCTTCATCAGACAGCAACTAGCTTGCTAGGATGTAAAACCACCAAATATACAAATCAAACGAGGCCTTCAGGAAATTGTTAGCAATGCATCAATCATTTCAACGAATTACGTCCTTCACTCCTTTGCTGACACGGGATATGTGACATTGCAGCAAAGAGCATGTTCAAGACTTTTTACTCAGCTTTCAACCTCAAGATCTCCTTGGCAGTCCTCGACCTAAAATATGGCATGTGCTCCTACAAGGAAAGGACAACATTATCTATAGTTTCAATAAGCATGTTTTCTTGCAGAAAATAAGTCACAACGGCTACTACACCACCCCAGGTCCCTAGGTATCTTAAAAGCATATAGAAAAACGAAAATTATTATGCAAAAGGAAAAACGAGAAAAACAATTCTACCACGTAGAATAAGGAGCAAAGTAGGAAAACTATGCTTCAAAAAATTAGGACATGCCAGCTGCTTGCTGTACAGACTTGCTTAGGAAAGAATTACAACCACCTTCATCTGAATGGAGAGATGGATTTATTTATAACCCAAAAGAAGTACTatattgtttaaaaaaaaaaaaaactggtaaGGTTCTCGTCATGGGCTGGGGGGAAGAGAAGCAGCGAATAATACAGTTCCTGGAGAGTTTTGTCGCACTCTAACACAGCACAGGAAGGTCAAAAGTCATATTTTTAGCATTAAGAAACCCAAAGTGGAAAATTTTAGTGTCATAACCGTCCAAAAACAgcgttataatatatatatatatacacgcacacgtgtgtgtgtgcgcgcgcatATGCATTATATATAGTTCCCTTTTCTACTCTCAAAACCCGGTTTTGAACAGTTTGCCTCGTcagtttcatttttcatccagAGCTGCAGTGAGTATTGCAGTTGATTGTTTTACCTGATTGAAACAGAGTCCTATATCTCTGCTGTAGAAATCAGCATACTTGAGCATGAACATGCCGCAGTCATACCTGTTCATAGTGGAAGTTTTTATCAGTATGATTAGACAACAAACTTCAACCACAGAATTCAGTCAGTAGAAAATTATGCGCCGATCGAGATACAAAGTTGACTCATTTTTCTTGTAGCCGAACCACAGCTACAAAGTAAATTGGGCACATTATTGTAACAAAATTTAGGGTCAATTAATTAGACCTTCCTAAATCCTAATAGTTTAACAAAACTTAATATACATTCCCCTCTAGTTAGATGTTTCATTAGATCACCTTCTCGCCGTAAGCCTCGGTCttagaacattaaaaacacaagtTCCCATCCATTTGCCCTCCAATGTTaacaaaaatcaagttaaataAACTtatagatattttttttttaaaaggggggaagattCATGGGCCCCTCACTCTCTTCTAGCGTAAGCCATCTAGCCTTTCCCTACCCTAGCTTTGCTGATCGACTACATCAGAAAGAACACTTGCAGTTGGAGATATGGATTATGTGAAACTACAGCCCTATAGGCCTGTTCTCTTCTTATaacctgtttggccaagtttattttttcccaaaagtgctttttttttttcaataagtggttatttaaaaaaaaaaaaaaagtgaggtgtttggccaagcttttgggagaaaataagtaatTTTGGAGAGTAGCcgaaacagtttttcagaagctaaaaaaatagcttttgcccaaaagcacttttgaaaaaaatacacttagaagcactttttaaaggcttggccaaacac
Coding sequences:
- the LOC132626793 gene encoding kinesin-like protein KIN-13A isoform X2 produces the protein MGGQMQQSNPAAAAVYDHPGNVGPAGDAGDAVMARWLQSAGLQHLASPLASSGVDHRLLPNLLMQGYGEQSMEEKQRLLKLMRNLNFNGESASEPYTPTTQSSGEIGVSEGFYSPDFRGDIGAGLLDLHSMDDTELLSEHVISEPFEPSPFMPAVNNAFDGDFDAPTGQHQKASPDKDVTTGFLPVEKDNNARENNVAKIKVVVRKRPLNKKEIARNEDDIVTVSDNDSLTVHEPKLKVDLTAYVEKHGFCFDAVLDEHVTNDEVYRATVQPIIPIIFQRTKATCFAYGQTGSGKTYTMQPLPLRAVEDLVRLLHQPIYRSQKFKLWLSFFEIYGGKLFDLLSDRKKLCMREDGRQQVCIVGLQEFEVSDVQIVREYIERGNACRSTGSTGANEESSRSHAILQLVVKKHNEVKDSRRTNDGNDSKGGKVIGKISFIDLAGSERGADTTDNDRQTRIEGAEINKSLLALKECIRALDNDQIHIPFRGSKLTEVLRDSFVGNSRTVMISCISPNAGSCEHTLNTLRYADRVKSLSKSGNTKKDQNAGITLPMMKEPSSAPTLVASTEAEDAIEQPQESKVSEVSRRAMDRESKSYNPSSERRQTSSFASNHTFTAWEESGANSGGPERDKFEVKNSYHVPAGQKMYSTPNIQSSADTEDKVQKVSPPRRKVSRDEKPEKLGSGSRRDVPSSDSLSTSYKQQSTNSSKIKGIGTRQSELNSPPRDDNINEILEEEEALIAAHRKEIEDTMEIVREEMKLLAEVDQPGSLIDNYVTQLSYVLSRKAATLVSLQARLARFQHRLKEQEILSRKRVPR
- the LOC132626793 gene encoding kinesin-like protein KIN-13A isoform X1, whose translation is MGGQMQQSNPAAAAVYDHPGNVGPAGDAGDAVMARWLQSAGLQHLASPLASSGVDHRLLPNLLMQGYGEQSMEEKQRLLKLMRNLNFNGESASEPYTPTTQSSGEIGVSEGFYSPDFRGDIGAGLLDLHSMDDTELLSELGSSASCAVFSWIQSNTPFLLDHSRFTCPYNPLPRQKRKSKKDIRVNNAFDGDFDAPTGQHQKASPDKDVTTGFLPVEKDNNARENNVAKIKVVVRKRPLNKKEIARNEDDIVTVSDNDSLTVHEPKLKVDLTAYVEKHGFCFDAVLDEHVTNDEVYRATVQPIIPIIFQRTKATCFAYGQTGSGKTYTMQPLPLRAVEDLVRLLHQPIYRSQKFKLWLSFFEIYGGKLFDLLSDRKKLCMREDGRQQVCIVGLQEFEVSDVQIVREYIERGNACRSTGSTGANEESSRSHAILQLVVKKHNEVKDSRRTNDGNDSKGGKVIGKISFIDLAGSERGADTTDNDRQTRIEGAEINKSLLALKECIRALDNDQIHIPFRGSKLTEVLRDSFVGNSRTVMISCISPNAGSCEHTLNTLRYADRVKSLSKSGNTKKDQNAGITLPMMKEPSSAPTLVASTEAEDAIEQPQESKVSEVSRRAMDRESKSYNPSSERRQTSSFASNHTFTAWEESGANSGGPERDKFEVKNSYHVPAGQKMYSTPNIQSSADTEDKVQKVSPPRRKVSRDEKPEKLGSGSRRDVPSSDSLSTSYKQQSTNSSKIKGIGTRQSELNSPPRDDNINEILEEEEALIAAHRKEIEDTMEIVREEMKLLAEVDQPGSLIDNYVTQLSYVLSRKAATLVSLQARLARFQHRLKEQEILSRKRVPR
- the LOC132626793 gene encoding kinesin-like protein KIN-13A isoform X3 codes for the protein MVNLPPSHILQLRRVLGRLEYQKVFILLTSEETLGQGFWICIQWMIQSSYLSCAVFSWIQSNTPFLLDHSRFTCPYNPLPRQKRKSKKDIRVNNAFDGDFDAPTGQHQKASPDKDVTTGFLPVEKDNNARENNVAKIKVVVRKRPLNKKEIARNEDDIVTVSDNDSLTVHEPKLKVDLTAYVEKHGFCFDAVLDEHVTNDEVYRATVQPIIPIIFQRTKATCFAYGQTGSGKTYTMQPLPLRAVEDLVRLLHQPIYRSQKFKLWLSFFEIYGGKLFDLLSDRKKLCMREDGRQQVCIVGLQEFEVSDVQIVREYIERGNACRSTGSTGANEESSRSHAILQLVVKKHNEVKDSRRTNDGNDSKGGKVIGKISFIDLAGSERGADTTDNDRQTRIEGAEINKSLLALKECIRALDNDQIHIPFRGSKLTEVLRDSFVGNSRTVMISCISPNAGSCEHTLNTLRYADRVKSLSKSGNTKKDQNAGITLPMMKEPSSAPTLVASTEAEDAIEQPQESKVSEVSRRAMDRESKSYNPSSERRQTSSFASNHTFTAWEESGANSGGPERDKFEVKNSYHVPAGQKMYSTPNIQSSADTEDKVQKVSPPRRKVSRDEKPEKLGSGSRRDVPSSDSLSTSYKQQSTNSSKIKGIGTRQSELNSPPRDDNINEILEEEEALIAAHRKEIEDTMEIVREEMKLLAEVDQPGSLIDNYVTQLSYVLSRKAATLVSLQARLARFQHRLKEQEILSRKRVPR